The sequence TGATTACACAATAAATCTTGAAAGATttgtttaaattaattattaagtttCAACTTAATAGAGGGAGGCAGCCTAGCTAGCAGTACTGTAGGTCCCGTAAATAACAATTTCAGTTGAAATTGGCATCCCATAAATAATATTCTGTCTCGGAGCCATTTTCCATTCTCACAATTCCACCTGTGCAGAAGATTTCATCTGCCTGTGTGCAAGAAAGAACACCCTTTATAAAAAAGACACACAGAGAAGTGTGTTTAGTGCGTGCAGAAATGGAGAAAAATGGGAAAGGAGAGCTGGAGATGGAGGAGAGAACACCATCTTTGGTCGTTGATGACGATGTCGAACCGGAGATCAATTACAGAGGATTGAAGACCATGCCATTCATCATTGGTGAGATTAATTTACTTCCTGTTTCTTGATTTGTGTTCTGTAAATTTGGTCTAAAAAATATACGAAATCATCCCTTTTTTGCATTTTCTTGGTGTGTTTGTTATTTTCTTCAGGGAATGAAACTTTTGAGAAGCTTGGAGCCATTGGGACTTTATCCAATCTGCAGGTGTATCTGACCACAGTTTTCAACATGAAGCGTGTTTCGGCTACCACGCTTCTTAATGTGTTCAACGGCACCACAAATCTCGCGACCTTGGTCGGAGCATACCTCAGCGACACTCACTTTGGTCGCTACAAGACGCTGGGATTCGCCTCAGTTGCCTCATTATTCGTACGTATCAGTCGCGGTTTTTAGCTTCTGAAAACTCTGCTTTTTGATGTACATGTACTTGAACTAGTCCAAGTTTCGATCTTTATGACTTATTGCGCTCATTACATGAAGGGGTTGCTGGTTGTAAATCTGACAGCAGTGTTCAAGAATCTGCATCCGCCCCACTGCGAGCCGTCCGACGCCCCGTGCGTCGGGCCGGACGCGGGACAGATGGCATTCCTCCTATTCGGTTTCGCGCTGATGATAGTCGGCGCCGGAGGCATCAGGCCGTGTAACTTGGCCTTCGGGGCGGATCAATTCAATCCAAATACAGAGTCCGGGAAAAGGGGCATCGACAGTTTCTTCAACTGGTACTACTTCACGGTAACGGTGGCGGAAATCGTCTCCGTGACCATCGTCGTTTACGTGCAGTCGAACGTCAGCTGGTCGATAGGCTTGGCGATCCCGGTGATCTTCATGTTCCTGTCATGTTTAATGTATTTTGTGGGGAGCAAATTGTATGTAAAAGTGCTGCCAGAAGGCAGCCCCATGACTAGTCTGGTGCAGGTAATGGTGGTTGCCTTTAAGAAAAGGAAGCTGAAATTGCCTAACAATCCTTGGCTCAACCTCTTCAATTATACTCCTCCCAAGTCCATAAACTCCAGGCTCCCTTACACGGAACAATTCAGGTACCCCCATGAATCTCTCTGTTTCTCTTCTGTTTCttttttattgattaaattttatcgTGACTTGATTTCTGTCGCttagtcttttttttttactttaatgTTAATGTAACAGATAGGCATCGATACCATGTAATCAATGATTAATGTGACGATCAATAATATCCGGAATCATGTATGTATTTGGGtgaaaataattgaaattataaaagAAGCAAAGTTATGGAACACTTTTTTGACATGAACCAAAATTTGCCCAAGTCAACTGTTTCAACGTTTATATTACTCATAAAACCACTAAACTAGTATATCCCGAGACGTGTGCGGTCTTCCGTTTACTTACAAGTGgcaatatatatgtgtgtattagGTAACGTTCTTTTCAAATTATTGATTGCTTTTGTTTTACTCGTGCCATCtcatttcctttttttttttctttttcttttctagaAATAGAATTAATGTTCATTCATTAATATCAAATATCGATTTGATGAGactcatgatttttttttataaatatagatAGAATCTATCAAGGACTCGTTTGTTTATTCATAACCTTCTCTTTTATGAGGGGAAAAACACATTAGATAATATTAAAACATggaattcattttttaaaatgaatagATCTATTTTGTATATTTTTGTTATAGAATGAAATTCATGGGGGCCAGTGCGGCAATTGCCTAATTTTGAATCTATAGTTTTTAACTAAAATATAGATTGGGTTACTTAAATTTGATGTATTTGATTTGACCGGAAATGACTTTCGTCTTGGTATATTTGAAATTAGTCACAACTATTATTAAAATTGCACAAGTTAATTTGAAACTGGGGGTTTGTCCAGCCAAGCAAGTCAAGAAATTTAAAGCATTACGTACTTAAGCCGTGACAAACTGAGATCTAATGTTTTTTTGGCTTATTTTATGTTGCACCGGGTGAATTTCACCTTGTACACCATCTACCGTTCATGGGCCCGGGCCCCTGAACTGTTAAAATCCACCGCCGTGGATCATAGAACATCCCGTTTTCTTGATTTAAGATTATTTATTCTGTCATCAGATTCTTGGACAAAGCTGCAATCACAACAGAAGAAGATCAAATCAACCCAAATGGAACCGCAGCCGACCCATGGAACGTCTGCAGTATGCAGCAGATTGAAGAAGCAAAATGTGTGCTTAGGGTCATCCCAGTTTCCCTCATAGCCATCTTCTACCATTTGGGTGCACAGCAGCAGTACATAGTCTTCCAAGCTCTTCAATCCGACAGGCATCTTGGCAACACAAAGTTCCAGATACCGGCCGCATCATACGTCATATTCGCGATGCTCAGCCTCTCACTGTGGGTGCCCCTGTACGACAGATTAGTCGTCCCGCTTCTGAGAAGAATCACAGGAAAAGAAGGTGGGATCACAACCCTCCACAGAATGGGGATTGGCATTTTCATAACTATAGTGGAGTCGATCATCGGGGCGCTGGTGGAAGAGCGTAGAAGAAATATGGTAAGGACGGGCATGGTTTCGTCCATGTCTTCCATGTGGTTGGTTCCTCAGCTGGCCTTGGGTGGACTGGCGGAGGCGTTTTTCGCCATCGCGCAGCTTGAGTTCTACTATAAGCAGTTCCCGGAGAACATGAGGAGTGTTGCTGGGGCTTTTTTTTTCTGTGGGTATGCAGTGTCGAATTATGTGTATAGTTTACTGCTAGCGGTGGTGCACCCCATGACCGAGGGGACGTCGGGTGGGAACTGGCTGCCGGAGGATCTCAATGAGGGCAGGTTGGACTATTTCTACTACTTGATTGCGGTGCTGTGCGGTTTGAACTTCGTCTACTTTCTGGTGTGCGCTAGGTGGTACAGATACAAAGGAGTCGGTGACAGCAGCAGAACAGTGGAAATGGAGACCAAGAAACTGGACAATCACTCAGCATGACTGATGCCGGTTTAGCCATttctagtttttttaaaaaaataactaattCGTCGTTTTCGAGCTTGTGCATCTTGATACACACTTGAAAGTTGAAGTTAATTACACGATTATCTGCTGATCGAAATCGAAATGAACAAGTATGAAGTGACAAAGTAGTACCTAGTTTATTACTCCATGTACACTAAAAAGCAGCATCCACTGTATAAGCTTCATGTTTTATACaaacatataataacataatataAGTTCATGTTTTTCTTCTCAAATGTGGGACAAGTTTCATGGCCAAACTTGATCATAAAGTCTGATATCGCGAAAAATATGCTTCTGCTGATGCATGGGAATCGGAACAGGTCGTTTCTGATATAAACTCATAACTAACATTGACAACACCTTCAATCGTAGCGCTTGTCGGATTTCAACCATTGAAACGTGGTTTGATTTCTCATACGGTGTATGCCTGCTGAATGGTATCTATGTCCAGACCCTTCAGCCTCACCACCGATTCGACGTGACCTTTGAGCGTGTGAAGCTCCCTTAACCTGTACACATCGGCAGTTTCTTAATGCATTAGTTAGAAACTCAAGATAATCAAACTCTTACATATAAGCACGAGCTTAAGTCGTGCATCACTCAAGCTGGGACCGTTGGCCTCTCATGGAACAGCCCGACTCCCTTTCTACTAAGCACAATCACGAGATCTCGTTTGATAAGGAAGATTGCTTTTAGGAagcccaaacactacctaagtatCGTTCAAGAGTAAAAGACATCCTTACCTAGCAATTTCAGCTCTTCTTTTCGCTTCCTCAGCCAACTGATTCAGATCTGAGAAATTAGTATTTTCGTTGAACAATTTGGTATCAGGTACTTGCAGGCCATGAAGGGTTCTTTGCGCATGTGCCCACTTAAGCTCACGCTGTTCTTTTCCGAAATCCTTTTGCCTGGTGAAAGCAATCTGCAACAGAGAAGGCAAAACGTCAAAGACAAAAGAAACGAGCGAGTACATAACGCTGATGAAGTATAAATTTACCCTTCGCTCGAGAACAAGATCCCACGCCCTCCCGCTAAGAGTGTAGCGGATTAGAAACTTGATAATATCAAGGGGGATATAGAAAATGATATTGTAAAGCCAAATCACTCCTGCCCAACCCCATCCAATTCCTTCTATTGCTGCAAAGCCCCAGCTTGCATATACTGCAATCAAAGTAGCAACCTGCTCGACAGGAACCACAAAAGGTCAAGATTTActtggaaaaataatttttttttttttttgtaaaatggcTCGAAGAAATAGATGCTAACCAGTTGCGCGATAAAAAATGCTGCCACAAGTAACAAACCAGGACGCTCGACATATGACCAGCTTCGGGATCTTGTAACAAATATTAAAGCTTGACTGATAGTGCTCACTTGAAGATATATTGCTGAAGCAAGCTTTCTGAAGTCATCATGGGCCGTTTTCTCCAGAGTCGACACCCCAAATACTCGCTAACAATTTAATAGCAGAAAGTTATGAAAATTTTAACAATTTGACTCTTAAAAATCAATCCATTCCTATATCATGTTGTGATAACAGAATGTTAAGTAAATTGCCAAGCATGGAAAATCACAAAGaggaaacaaaaaaaattccTCAAATTTGACAAATATGAATTTACATTAAGATATATGAACTTGAGCAGCATTCAAGAAGTCATGAAATAAGAGTGCCAGTATCTAGGAACCTGATTGAATTGACATGAAAATGCAAAGCGGCAAACTTAGCCTTAGTTTGAGATCTACAAAATATGCAGAAACTTTGAAGATAAGCCTACCGGGAAAAAATTTGTCTTGTATGCTGCCCAAAAGAATATGACAGTCATCAAGGCCAAGTAACCACCAAGAATTACTCCAGTTGCAAAAATCTCAGCGAGCTTCCAGCTGTCAGGTAGAGGAGATGGTTTCACTCTATCTTTTGAGATGGTCATAATGGTACCTATATGACCATATTGACACCCTTTAAATCGTGAGAGTTCGATGAAAATTGATAGAGATGCGATAATTACAGCATAAGATTTCACGCAAAGGGTGATTGAATCCATGGGGAATTCAGATAGTCTTTGAAAGGAGAAAAacgaaaatagaaaaaaaaaaattgccctGCAAAAAGGTATTAGCGCTTCTAAcattttcaataaaatcaacaTTTTACTCATGGTCAAGACCAGTGAGTCTGAAGACTCAAAGGGCTAAAGGTCATTCTTAG comes from Henckelia pumila isolate YLH828 chromosome 4, ASM3356847v2, whole genome shotgun sequence and encodes:
- the LOC140867468 gene encoding protein NRT1/ PTR FAMILY 2.11-like, which gives rise to MEKNGKGELEMEERTPSLVVDDDVEPEINYRGLKTMPFIIGNETFEKLGAIGTLSNLQVYLTTVFNMKRVSATTLLNVFNGTTNLATLVGAYLSDTHFGRYKTLGFASVASLFGLLVVNLTAVFKNLHPPHCEPSDAPCVGPDAGQMAFLLFGFALMIVGAGGIRPCNLAFGADQFNPNTESGKRGIDSFFNWYYFTVTVAEIVSVTIVVYVQSNVSWSIGLAIPVIFMFLSCLMYFVGSKLYVKVLPEGSPMTSLVQVMVVAFKKRKLKLPNNPWLNLFNYTPPKSINSRLPYTEQFRFLDKAAITTEEDQINPNGTAADPWNVCSMQQIEEAKCVLRVIPVSLIAIFYHLGAQQQYIVFQALQSDRHLGNTKFQIPAASYVIFAMLSLSLWVPLYDRLVVPLLRRITGKEGGITTLHRMGIGIFITIVESIIGALVEERRRNMVRTGMVSSMSSMWLVPQLALGGLAEAFFAIAQLEFYYKQFPENMRSVAGAFFFCGYAVSNYVYSLLLAVVHPMTEGTSGGNWLPEDLNEGRLDYFYYLIAVLCGLNFVYFLVCARWYRYKGVGDSSRTVEMETKKLDNHSA